One genomic window of Maribacter aquivivus includes the following:
- a CDS encoding DUF4345 domain-containing protein encodes MNQKNLNLLLSGIIVIIAGIVYGGYPTYIMPQLLGFEVVDLELKNMLRAVMGIYMGVGLFWVIGSFKAKLWYGATVCNVLFMGGISFGRIVSTVFDGISPLFTPALFLELLFFGWGLYNLKKYTKIE; translated from the coding sequence ATGAATCAAAAAAACCTTAACTTATTATTATCAGGAATTATAGTTATCATCGCCGGTATAGTCTATGGTGGTTACCCAACGTACATTATGCCCCAACTATTGGGTTTTGAAGTGGTTGATTTAGAGCTAAAAAATATGTTACGTGCAGTAATGGGTATTTATATGGGTGTAGGTCTATTCTGGGTAATAGGCTCTTTTAAAGCAAAACTTTGGTATGGAGCTACAGTCTGTAATGTTTTGTTTATGGGCGGAATTTCATTTGGTAGAATAGTAAGTACAGTTTTTGATGGTATATCGCCACTATTCACTCCTGCCTTATTTTTAGAACTATTGTTCTTTGGCTGGGGATTATATAATCTTAAAAAGTATACGAAAATAGAGTAG
- the lptB gene encoding LPS export ABC transporter ATP-binding protein yields MKLRADNIMKSYRGRRVVKGISLEVNQGEIVGLLGPNGAGKTTSFYMIVGLIKPNGGSIYLDDMEITKFPMYKRAQNGIGYLAQEASVFRKLSIEKNILSVLQLTKLSKKEQHMKMESLIEEFGLGHIRKSRGDLLSGGERRRTEIARALATDPKFILLDEPFAGVDPVAVEDIQRIVAQLKDKNIGILITDHNVQETLAITERSYLMFEGGILKSGEPEELAADEMVRKVYLGQNFELRKKKLDF; encoded by the coding sequence ATGAAGTTACGTGCCGACAATATAATGAAGTCCTACAGAGGTCGTAGGGTGGTTAAAGGAATTTCTCTTGAGGTTAACCAAGGTGAAATCGTAGGATTATTAGGACCAAATGGTGCTGGTAAAACAACTTCTTTTTATATGATTGTTGGTCTAATAAAACCAAATGGTGGCAGCATCTATTTAGATGACATGGAGATTACAAAATTCCCCATGTATAAAAGAGCTCAGAATGGCATTGGGTATTTAGCACAAGAAGCTTCGGTCTTTAGAAAGCTAAGTATTGAAAAGAATATTTTAAGCGTACTTCAATTGACAAAATTGAGCAAGAAAGAGCAACACATGAAAATGGAGTCGCTTATTGAAGAGTTCGGCTTAGGTCATATTCGTAAAAGTCGTGGTGATTTATTATCTGGTGGTGAGCGAAGAAGAACTGAAATCGCTAGGGCTTTGGCTACCGATCCAAAATTTATTTTATTGGATGAGCCTTTTGCTGGTGTCGATCCCGTTGCCGTAGAGGACATACAGCGCATTGTAGCGCAGTTAAAAGATAAAAACATTGGCATACTTATTACCGACCACAACGTACAAGAAACACTTGCTATTACAGAGCGTTCTTACCTAATGTTTGAAGGTGGTATTTTAAAATCAGGTGAACCAGAAGAATTGGCTGCCGATGAAATGGTACGTAAAGTATATCTAGGTCAGAACTTTGAACTTCGTAAGAAAAAGTTAGATTTCTAA
- a CDS encoding carboxymuconolactone decarboxylase family protein produces MSNQIEEFNAYRSKMNDKLLADNNKVVKRIFNLDTNAFAAGSLDVKTKELLGLVASTVLRCDDCVKYHLESSYNEGVSKEEIMETLSIATLVGGTIVIPHLRRAYEYWEELENQQG; encoded by the coding sequence ATGTCAAACCAAATTGAAGAATTTAATGCCTACCGTTCTAAGATGAACGATAAGTTGTTGGCTGATAATAATAAAGTTGTAAAGCGCATATTTAATTTAGACACCAACGCTTTTGCTGCAGGTTCTTTAGACGTTAAAACTAAAGAGTTATTAGGTCTTGTAGCATCAACCGTACTTCGTTGTGACGATTGTGTAAAATATCATTTAGAAAGTTCTTATAACGAAGGAGTTTCTAAAGAAGAGATTATGGAAACGCTGAGTATTGCTACCCTTGTTGGCGGTACTATTGTTATACCACATTTACGAAGAGCTTACGAGTACTGGGAAGAATTAGAAAACCAACAAGGTTAA
- the tatC gene encoding twin-arginine translocase subunit TatC, with product MSSKTTTPPNEMSFLDHLEELRWHLIRSVLAVVIIGSVAFLMKGFIFDTIIFGPKNMDFPTYRFFCDIATWLNKVQSFTVIDSSFCGDEFPFSIQSREMGGQFSAHIWTSIWAGVILGFPYILYEMWKFISPGLHANERKNSRGFILIASILFFIGVLFGYYIVAPLSINFLGSYVVSDSVLNEFDLDSYIGTLKISVLACGILFELPIIIFFLTKVGLVTPELMKKYRKIALVVVLILSAVITPPDVTSQIIVAIPVIFLYQISIYISGMVLRKERKKAEKEKKKNRNVKPN from the coding sequence ATGAGTTCCAAAACTACCACGCCACCAAACGAGATGTCATTTCTTGATCATCTAGAAGAATTAAGATGGCACTTAATCAGATCTGTACTAGCTGTTGTTATTATAGGAAGTGTTGCCTTTTTAATGAAAGGTTTCATTTTCGACACCATTATTTTCGGACCTAAGAATATGGATTTTCCAACGTATCGCTTTTTTTGTGATATAGCTACGTGGTTAAATAAAGTACAATCTTTTACAGTAATAGATTCCTCTTTCTGTGGTGATGAATTCCCGTTTTCTATACAGAGTCGTGAAATGGGCGGACAGTTTTCTGCTCACATCTGGACCTCTATATGGGCAGGTGTTATACTTGGGTTTCCTTATATTTTATATGAAATGTGGAAATTTATTAGTCCTGGTCTTCACGCAAACGAACGCAAAAATTCAAGAGGATTTATACTAATTGCCTCCATCTTATTTTTTATCGGTGTATTATTCGGTTACTATATCGTTGCGCCGCTTTCTATTAACTTCTTAGGATCTTACGTTGTAAGTGACTCCGTTTTAAACGAGTTCGATTTAGATTCTTATATAGGTACATTAAAAATATCTGTACTTGCTTGTGGTATTTTATTTGAACTACCGATTATCATTTTCTTTTTAACCAAAGTAGGTTTGGTTACGCCAGAGTTAATGAAAAAGTATCGAAAAATTGCTTTGGTAGTTGTCTTGATACTTTCTGCGGTAATTACACCACCAGACGTTACAAGTCAAATTATAGTTGCTATACCCGTAATATTTTTATACCAAATAAGTATATATATTTCTGGAATGGTATTGAGAAAAGAAAGAAAAAAAGCTGAAAAAGAAAAAAAGAAAAATAGAAATGTCAAACCAAATTGA
- a CDS encoding KpsF/GutQ family sugar-phosphate isomerase produces MNNRLIATDTIISLAKKTIETERDAIAQLSSLLTDDFASIVNCIIEAKGRVIISGIGKSAIIATKIVATMNSTGTPAIFMHAGDAIHGDLGTVQDNDLVICISNSGNTPEIKMLVPLIKRGSNKLIAMTGNTDSFLAKQADFILNTHVDKEACPNGLAPTTSTTAQLVMGDALAIVLLEIKGFSSSDFAKYHPGGSLGKRLYLRVADLVSKNQVPQVQKDEEVKKVIVEISKKMLGVTAVLDGEKVVGIVTDGDIRRMLNKHDNIKGLTAKDIMTTNPKTIPANTLAIKALEHMQKKGISQLLAMDKDSYVGVIHLHNLINEGIL; encoded by the coding sequence TTGAATAATAGATTGATTGCAACGGACACCATTATTAGCTTAGCGAAAAAAACCATTGAAACTGAGCGTGATGCTATAGCACAACTTTCCTCTCTTTTAACTGATGATTTTGCTAGTATCGTAAACTGCATTATTGAAGCAAAAGGACGCGTTATCATTTCTGGTATTGGAAAGAGCGCTATCATTGCCACAAAAATTGTAGCTACTATGAATTCTACGGGTACTCCCGCAATATTTATGCATGCTGGCGACGCTATACATGGAGACCTAGGAACCGTACAAGATAATGATTTAGTAATCTGTATTTCTAACAGTGGTAATACACCCGAAATTAAAATGTTGGTTCCACTAATAAAAAGAGGTTCGAACAAGTTAATTGCCATGACCGGTAACACCGATTCTTTTTTGGCAAAACAAGCAGATTTTATTTTAAACACACATGTTGACAAAGAAGCTTGCCCTAATGGTTTAGCACCTACAACAAGTACAACGGCACAATTAGTAATGGGTGATGCCTTGGCTATTGTTCTTTTAGAAATCAAAGGTTTTAGTAGTTCAGATTTCGCAAAATACCACCCAGGTGGGTCTTTAGGCAAGAGATTATATTTAAGAGTTGCAGACTTAGTAAGTAAAAATCAAGTACCTCAAGTTCAAAAAGATGAAGAGGTAAAAAAGGTAATTGTAGAAATCTCTAAAAAAATGTTAGGGGTCACTGCTGTACTTGATGGCGAAAAAGTTGTTGGTATCGTAACCGATGGCGATATTAGACGCATGTTAAACAAGCATGATAATATTAAAGGCTTAACTGCTAAAGACATCATGACCACAAACCCTAAAACCATACCTGCAAACACTTTGGCTATTAAAGCTTTAGAGCACATGCAAAAAAAGGGAATATCACAATTGTTAGCCATGGATAAAGATTCGTATGTTGGTGTTATTCATTTACATAATTTAATAAACGAAGGTATTTTATAA
- a CDS encoding RecQ family ATP-dependent DNA helicase, which yields MTDSKEFDNIDLHSSLKKYFGFSQFKGLQEEVIKNVLRQNNTFVIMPTGGGKSMCYQLPALMQEGTAIIVSPLIALMKNQVDAIRGISSEVGIAHVLNSSLNKGEIKQVKQDITDGVTKLLYVAPESLTKEENVEFLRSVTVSFVAVDEAHCISEWGHDFRPEYRNLKSIVERLGDNIPIIGLTATATPKVQEDIIKNLGIGGAKLFKASFNRPNLFYEVRTKTENIEADIIRFVKQNSGKSGIIYCLSRKKVEELAQVLQVNGVSAVPYHAGFDAKTRSKYQDMFLMEDVDVVVATIAFGMGIDKPDVRFVIHHDIPKSIESYYQETGRAGRDGGEGHCLAYYSYKDIEKLEKFMSGKPVAEQEIGNALLQEVVAYAETSMSRRKFMLHYFGEEFDDINGEGAEMDDNTRNPKEKEEAKDNVEKLLKVVTGTSEKFKSKEIVNTLRGKMNAIISSHKTNEKEFFGIGSDKDKSYWMALIRQTLVAGLLRKEIEQYGVLHVTDNGKEFLSKPSSFMMTKDHVYNAENDNAIVGAAKSGGIADEKLLKQLKDLRKAQAKKLGVPPFVVFQDPSLDDMALKYPISHEELLNVHGVGEGKAKKYGKPFLAFINAYVEENEIIRPDDLVVKSTGANSALKLYVIQNVDRKLPLSDIASSKGLEIPDLIKEMEQIVYSGTKLNLNYWIDDILDEDQQEEIHEYFLESDTDDLEEAMSEFDGEYEEEELRLYRLKFISEVAN from the coding sequence GTGACAGACAGTAAAGAATTTGACAATATCGATTTACATTCCTCATTAAAAAAATATTTTGGTTTTTCTCAGTTTAAAGGACTTCAAGAGGAAGTGATCAAGAATGTTCTGCGGCAGAATAATACATTTGTTATTATGCCTACAGGCGGTGGTAAATCTATGTGCTATCAATTACCGGCCCTTATGCAAGAGGGTACGGCAATTATAGTTTCGCCATTGATTGCTTTAATGAAGAACCAGGTAGATGCCATACGTGGTATATCTTCTGAAGTAGGAATTGCACATGTACTTAACTCTTCATTGAATAAAGGAGAGATAAAACAGGTAAAACAAGATATAACAGATGGTGTTACCAAATTGTTATACGTAGCACCAGAATCGCTGACTAAAGAAGAGAATGTGGAATTCTTGCGTTCAGTTACCGTATCTTTTGTAGCGGTAGATGAAGCGCATTGTATTTCTGAATGGGGTCATGATTTTAGACCTGAATACAGAAATCTTAAATCGATAGTAGAACGATTAGGAGATAATATTCCAATTATTGGTCTTACGGCTACAGCGACACCAAAGGTGCAGGAAGATATTATTAAGAATTTAGGTATTGGTGGGGCGAAGTTATTTAAAGCTTCATTTAACCGACCAAACCTATTTTATGAAGTACGTACCAAAACAGAAAATATTGAAGCTGATATTATTCGTTTTGTAAAACAAAATTCTGGTAAATCAGGAATTATATATTGCCTTAGCCGTAAAAAGGTTGAGGAATTAGCACAAGTCTTACAGGTTAACGGTGTAAGTGCCGTGCCATATCATGCAGGGTTTGATGCGAAAACAAGATCTAAATATCAAGATATGTTCTTGATGGAAGACGTAGATGTTGTAGTTGCGACCATTGCCTTTGGTATGGGTATCGATAAGCCAGATGTACGTTTTGTAATTCACCATGATATTCCAAAAAGTATAGAGAGTTACTATCAAGAAACTGGTAGAGCCGGTCGTGATGGTGGCGAAGGACATTGTTTGGCGTATTACTCTTATAAAGATATTGAGAAGCTAGAAAAATTTATGTCGGGTAAACCGGTCGCTGAACAAGAAATTGGGAATGCACTGTTACAAGAAGTTGTAGCATATGCAGAAACTTCTATGTCTAGACGTAAATTTATGCTTCATTATTTTGGTGAGGAATTTGATGACATTAACGGCGAAGGTGCCGAAATGGATGACAACACCAGAAACCCTAAAGAGAAAGAAGAAGCTAAAGATAATGTTGAAAAACTGCTTAAAGTAGTAACGGGTACTAGTGAGAAATTTAAATCTAAGGAGATTGTAAATACATTGCGTGGTAAAATGAACGCAATTATTTCTTCTCACAAAACCAATGAAAAAGAATTTTTCGGCATTGGTTCTGATAAAGATAAAAGCTATTGGATGGCGTTGATTCGCCAAACCTTGGTTGCCGGACTCCTTAGAAAAGAGATAGAACAATACGGCGTATTACACGTAACTGATAATGGTAAAGAGTTTTTAAGTAAACCATCATCTTTTATGATGACGAAAGACCATGTGTATAATGCAGAAAATGATAATGCCATTGTAGGTGCTGCTAAATCTGGTGGTATTGCCGATGAGAAATTATTGAAGCAATTAAAAGATTTGAGAAAAGCGCAGGCTAAGAAATTAGGTGTACCTCCGTTTGTAGTATTTCAAGATCCTTCTTTAGATGATATGGCGTTGAAATACCCTATCTCGCATGAAGAATTATTAAATGTTCATGGTGTAGGCGAGGGTAAGGCAAAGAAATACGGTAAACCTTTTCTAGCTTTTATTAATGCCTATGTAGAGGAGAATGAAATTATTAGACCAGATGATCTTGTGGTGAAAAGCACAGGTGCTAATTCTGCTTTGAAATTATACGTAATACAAAATGTAGATAGAAAATTACCGCTGTCTGATATTGCTTCCTCTAAAGGATTGGAAATTCCGGATTTGATAAAAGAGATGGAACAGATAGTATACAGTGGTACCAAGTTGAATCTTAATTATTGGATTGATGATATCTTAGATGAAGATCAGCAAGAAGAAATTCATGAGTACTTTTTAGAATCTGATACAGATGATTTAGAAGAGGCGATGTCTGAATTTGATGGTGAATATGAAGAAGAAGAATTACGACTGTACCGTTTAAAATTCATTAGTGAGGTGGCGAACTAA
- a CDS encoding fasciclin domain-containing protein, with protein sequence MKILKITLLSAIALFVTNINAQSETIVGVAAGNENFSTLVTAVTAADLVETLSSEGPFTVFAPVNSAFEALPAGTVDTLLKPESKDTLTSILTYHVVAGKYMAADVVKAITNNNGSFDVKTVQGGTIVLSLSGDKVMLKDEKGNMTTVVMADVAASNGVIHAIDGVVMPK encoded by the coding sequence ATGAAAATTTTAAAAATTACATTATTAAGTGCGATTGCATTATTTGTAACGAACATTAACGCGCAGTCAGAAACTATTGTAGGAGTGGCAGCGGGAAACGAGAATTTTTCAACTTTGGTAACTGCAGTTACGGCGGCCGATTTAGTAGAGACTTTAAGTAGTGAAGGTCCGTTTACTGTTTTTGCTCCGGTAAATAGTGCTTTTGAAGCATTGCCAGCTGGTACTGTTGATACATTATTAAAACCTGAAAGTAAAGATACTTTGACAAGTATTTTAACTTACCACGTGGTTGCGGGTAAGTATATGGCTGCAGATGTTGTTAAAGCAATTACAAATAACAACGGTTCTTTTGATGTAAAAACGGTACAAGGTGGTACAATTGTTTTATCATTAAGTGGAGATAAAGTAATGTTGAAAGACGAAAAAGGAAACATGACAACTGTTGTAATGGCAGATGTTGCTGCTAGTAATGGAGTTATTCATGCAATTGATGGTGTGGTAATGCCAAAATAA
- a CDS encoding carboxypeptidase-like regulatory domain-containing protein, giving the protein MSKKHHTVIKHHSFKYLLILLLFAGSGVTSISAQTINYIEYAGEVLDADSKKPLIFATLTVDNTNVTTITNSEGQFSLKVPNEYKDNKLTIAFLGYKTKQIAIAELALKKNKIFMNEFVMALSEASIDAPNDAEALVKETLNKKGDNYLNESTVMTAFYRETIKKRRTNVSLSEAVVNIYKTPYSSKKTDALELYKARKSTDYTKLDTVALKLQGGPFNTLFVDMVKYPNYIFTPETLAYYDFSFDTSTRVNDQLIYVIDFKQKPEIIDPLYNGKLYIDAENKILTSAIYSLNITDKRLASQMFVRRKPKNAEVWPTEVSYRVDYREKDGKWYYGYSNVLLEFKINWDKRLFNSVYSMNCEMAITDWEKNTDNAFPKFKDRMKSSIILSDEAIGFSDPDFWGEYNIIEPEKSIESAIKKIQRQLRKDKSINGGTAAR; this is encoded by the coding sequence ATGTCAAAAAAACATCACACCGTTATTAAGCATCATAGTTTTAAGTATCTACTGATTCTACTTCTATTTGCAGGATCAGGAGTCACTTCGATTTCAGCCCAAACAATCAATTACATCGAATATGCAGGAGAAGTGTTAGACGCTGATAGTAAGAAACCATTAATTTTCGCTACGCTTACCGTAGACAACACCAATGTAACCACCATCACCAACTCAGAAGGCCAATTTTCTTTGAAAGTCCCCAATGAGTATAAAGACAACAAACTAACAATTGCTTTTTTAGGATACAAAACAAAGCAAATTGCTATTGCCGAATTAGCGTTGAAGAAGAACAAAATCTTCATGAATGAATTTGTTATGGCATTATCAGAAGCTAGTATTGATGCCCCCAATGATGCAGAAGCACTGGTGAAAGAAACTTTGAACAAAAAAGGTGACAATTACCTTAATGAAAGTACTGTAATGACAGCATTTTACAGAGAAACCATTAAAAAAAGAAGAACAAATGTAAGCCTATCTGAGGCTGTAGTAAATATTTACAAAACTCCCTATTCTTCTAAAAAGACTGATGCTCTTGAACTTTACAAGGCAAGAAAAAGTACTGACTATACAAAATTAGATACTGTAGCATTAAAACTACAGGGTGGTCCGTTTAACACATTGTTCGTGGATATGGTGAAATACCCAAATTATATTTTCACTCCAGAGACATTAGCCTATTATGATTTCTCTTTTGACACTTCTACACGTGTAAATGACCAATTAATATATGTTATAGATTTTAAGCAAAAGCCTGAAATTATAGACCCTTTATATAACGGCAAGTTATACATCGATGCCGAAAACAAGATTTTGACCAGTGCTATTTACTCCCTTAACATTACAGATAAAAGATTGGCGTCTCAAATGTTTGTGAGAAGAAAGCCAAAGAATGCAGAAGTATGGCCAACAGAAGTATCTTATCGCGTAGATTATAGAGAAAAAGATGGCAAATGGTATTACGGGTATAGCAATGTATTATTAGAGTTCAAAATTAATTGGGATAAGCGTTTGTTCAACTCAGTATATAGCATGAACTGCGAAATGGCCATTACCGATTGGGAAAAGAATACTGACAATGCCTTCCCTAAATTTAAAGATAGAATGAAGTCTTCTATTATACTAAGTGACGAAGCTATCGGTTTTTCTGATCCAGATTTCTGGGGAGAATACAATATTATAGAACCAGAAAAATCTATAGAATCCGCCATCAAAAAAATACAAAGACAATTACGAAAAGATAAATCTATCAATGGCGGTACGGCTGCACGATAG
- the rluF gene encoding 23S rRNA pseudouridine(2604) synthase RluF, translated as MQDNANKTRINKYLSEAGYCSRRAADKLIAQGRVTINGEVPEMGTKISAGDVVKVDGELIKEPKGKSTYLAFNKPIGIVCTTDTGVEKDNIIDYINYPKRIFPIGRLDKPSEGLIFLTDDGDIVNKILRARNNHEKEYLVTVDKPITIDFLNRMRRGIPVLDQVTRECEVFEVSTYQFRIILTQGLNRQIRRMCEYLDYRVKKLKRIRIMNVKLDVPVGKWRDLTEEELKEINRLVSTSSKTFDSNK; from the coding sequence ATGCAAGATAATGCCAATAAAACTAGAATAAACAAATACCTTAGCGAAGCTGGTTACTGCTCACGTAGGGCTGCAGACAAACTTATTGCCCAAGGCAGAGTAACTATTAATGGAGAAGTTCCAGAAATGGGCACTAAAATTTCAGCTGGCGATGTGGTTAAAGTAGATGGCGAATTAATCAAAGAACCAAAAGGAAAATCTACCTATTTAGCATTCAACAAACCTATAGGCATTGTTTGCACCACGGACACCGGTGTTGAAAAAGATAACATTATAGATTACATTAACTACCCAAAGCGTATTTTCCCTATTGGCAGATTAGACAAACCTAGTGAGGGACTCATATTTTTAACCGATGATGGTGATATTGTAAATAAAATTTTACGGGCCAGAAACAATCACGAGAAAGAATATTTGGTAACGGTAGACAAACCTATTACGATAGATTTTTTAAATAGAATGCGAAGAGGAATCCCCGTTCTAGATCAAGTAACCAGAGAATGTGAAGTTTTTGAAGTGAGTACTTATCAATTCAGAATCATTCTTACTCAAGGTCTCAACAGACAAATTCGTAGAATGTGCGAATATTTAGATTATAGAGTTAAGAAATTGAAACGTATTAGAATCATGAATGTGAAGTTAGATGTACCCGTTGGTAAATGGAGAGATTTAACAGAAGAAGAATTGAAAGAAATAAATAGATTGGTGAGTACGTCATCAAAAACATTTGATAGTAATAAATAA
- a CDS encoding serine hydrolase, whose product MKHFLLFICCVLLFSCTQEKQNLNFLEVVLSSDDPKIKKVMDSVENYQVQIKYTQIDRRNDSVIFTDYDFQVNDSMYFYPASTVKFPVAVLALEKLNQIDSLTINTKYYIEGDTIESTVAKDVSEIFAVSDNLANNRLIEFLGFEAINESLNNKGISPVRLSHRLGYHSDDLRTKPLIIYLNDSTTGITKSLLNKTPKKLELKGIEKGIGYYEDEELIEDPFDFSLKNYYPISSQHKLLKRVLFPKNFVESERFDISTKQRAHLLKAMHTVPQKVGYDATTYYDAYCKFFMYGDTKKDIPEHIEIYNKVGFAYGTLTDCAYIKDTEKNIDFLLTATILVNKDGIFNDDAYEYDEIGIPFLAQLGREIYQQEVNRK is encoded by the coding sequence ATGAAGCACTTTCTTCTTTTCATATGTTGTGTTCTTTTATTTTCTTGCACTCAAGAAAAGCAGAATTTAAATTTTCTTGAGGTTGTACTATCTTCTGATGACCCTAAAATAAAAAAGGTAATGGATAGCGTTGAAAACTATCAAGTTCAGATTAAATACACACAAATTGATAGAAGAAATGATAGCGTCATTTTTACAGACTATGATTTTCAGGTAAACGACAGCATGTATTTTTATCCTGCAAGCACGGTTAAATTCCCAGTTGCGGTATTAGCTTTAGAAAAGCTTAACCAAATAGACAGCTTAACTATAAACACCAAATATTACATAGAAGGTGACACTATTGAAAGTACGGTTGCCAAAGATGTATCTGAAATTTTTGCGGTAAGCGATAATTTAGCAAACAATAGATTAATAGAGTTCTTAGGATTTGAAGCCATCAACGAGAGTTTAAATAATAAAGGGATATCACCTGTTAGACTTAGCCATAGACTAGGGTATCATTCAGATGACTTAAGAACCAAGCCCCTAATTATTTATTTAAACGATTCTACTACGGGAATCACAAAGTCTTTACTGAACAAAACACCTAAGAAGCTAGAACTAAAAGGAATTGAAAAAGGAATAGGTTATTATGAAGATGAAGAGCTAATTGAAGACCCATTCGATTTTAGCCTAAAAAATTACTACCCTATTTCATCACAACACAAGCTATTAAAACGAGTACTATTTCCCAAGAATTTCGTTGAATCAGAACGTTTTGATATTAGTACCAAACAAAGAGCGCATTTATTAAAAGCGATGCATACAGTACCTCAAAAAGTCGGTTACGATGCAACAACTTATTACGATGCCTATTGTAAATTTTTCATGTATGGCGATACCAAGAAAGACATACCAGAGCATATTGAAATTTATAATAAAGTAGGATTTGCGTACGGTACGCTAACCGACTGCGCATATATAAAAGACACAGAAAAGAATATAGACTTTCTTTTAACTGCAACAATTTTGGTAAACAAAGATGGTATCTTTAATGACGACGCTTATGAGTATGACGAAATCGGAATTCCGTTTTTAGCGCAATTAGGACGAGAGATCTACCAACAAGAAGTGAATCGAAAATAA
- a CDS encoding peptidylprolyl isomerase, which produces MFLIRKFYPIVTIGLISIVIVSCDGLFKKDEEKKVIARVGESFLYQDDLAPLLTENMTKGDSASFAINYINNWASKQLLLSKAKINLSEEKLAEYNALVDDYRTELYTRVYKEALVEQATDSVITDEQLNTFYDNAKENFKLKERIARIRFVALPKGFLDQDEVGKRLKRFKKDDIRYLDSIGVQFTKLNFNDSIWVRYNRIFEEIPPITADNANKYLKNSQFFELEDSIGVYLGKIEETKDVNDIAPLSFIKPTIEQVLLSRRKMDYLRKLETELLDEAIKDNEFEVFENKK; this is translated from the coding sequence ATGTTTTTAATCCGTAAATTTTATCCTATTGTAACGATAGGGCTCATTTCTATTGTCATTGTTTCATGCGACGGTCTTTTTAAGAAAGATGAAGAGAAAAAGGTGATTGCTAGAGTGGGAGAGTCTTTTTTGTATCAAGATGATTTGGCTCCGCTATTAACTGAAAATATGACAAAAGGGGATAGCGCTTCTTTTGCAATCAATTATATAAATAATTGGGCTTCTAAGCAATTGTTGTTATCCAAGGCCAAGATTAACTTATCTGAAGAAAAATTAGCAGAATATAATGCGCTGGTAGATGATTACAGAACAGAATTATATACCAGAGTTTATAAAGAGGCATTGGTGGAGCAGGCAACAGATTCTGTTATTACAGACGAGCAACTAAATACGTTCTACGATAATGCTAAAGAGAATTTTAAACTGAAAGAAAGAATTGCAAGAATACGTTTTGTTGCTCTGCCAAAAGGTTTTTTAGATCAAGATGAGGTAGGTAAGCGATTAAAAAGATTTAAAAAAGATGACATTCGTTATTTAGATTCTATTGGTGTTCAGTTTACTAAATTGAATTTTAATGACTCAATATGGGTGCGTTACAATAGAATATTCGAAGAAATACCGCCGATAACGGCAGACAATGCCAATAAGTACTTAAAAAATTCACAATTTTTTGAATTAGAGGATTCAATCGGGGTATATTTGGGAAAAATAGAGGAAACCAAAGATGTTAACGACATAGCACCTTTGTCCTTTATTAAGCCTACAATTGAACAAGTATTATTAAGTCGTAGAAAAATGGACTACCTACGCAAATTAGAAACTGAATTACTAGATGAAGCAATCAAGGATAATGAATTTGAAGTTTTCGAAAACAAAAAATAG